A section of the Anabaena cylindrica PCC 7122 genome encodes:
- a CDS encoding DevA family ABC transporter ATP-binding protein — translation MLQTSLPVNFNSTVSIVEPVIAVHQLNHYFGGGTLRKQVLFDINLEINAGEIVIMTGPSGSGKTTLLTLMGGLRSAQEGSLKILGQEICGASKQQLTKLRRQIGYIFQAHNLMTFLTAQENVRMSLELHEQFLNQDINAKAIAMLETVGLGERVNYYPENLSGGQKQRVAIARALVSHPKIVLADEPTAALDKKSGRDVVELMQKLAKEQDCTILLVTHDNRILDIADRIIYMEDGQLKTDGINAS, via the coding sequence ATGTTACAAACATCTTTACCAGTAAATTTTAACTCGACAGTTTCTATTGTGGAACCCGTGATTGCTGTTCACCAGCTTAATCACTACTTTGGTGGAGGTACACTGCGTAAACAAGTTTTATTTGACATTAATCTAGAGATTAATGCTGGTGAAATCGTGATTATGACTGGCCCCTCTGGCTCAGGCAAAACCACTTTACTCACCTTAATGGGTGGATTGCGTTCTGCCCAAGAAGGTAGCCTGAAAATTTTAGGACAGGAAATTTGTGGAGCTAGTAAACAGCAGTTAACTAAACTTCGTCGTCAGATTGGCTATATTTTTCAGGCGCATAACCTAATGACTTTTCTGACAGCGCAAGAAAATGTCCGGATGTCTCTGGAGTTGCATGAGCAATTTCTCAATCAAGATATCAACGCCAAAGCGATTGCCATGCTAGAAACTGTGGGATTGGGAGAGCGTGTTAATTACTATCCAGAGAATTTATCAGGGGGACAGAAACAACGGGTAGCGATCGCTCGTGCCTTAGTCAGCCATCCTAAAATTGTCTTAGCAGACGAACCTACAGCTGCACTGGATAAAAAATCTGGGCGTGATGTTGTGGAATTAATGCAGAAGTTAGCCAAAGAACAAGACTGTACAATTTTGCTAGTTACCCATGATAACCGTATTCTGGATATTGCTGACCGTATTATTTATATGGAAGATGGTCAGCTGAAAACTGATGGTATCAATGCAAGTTGA
- a CDS encoding response regulator transcription factor yields the protein MNTILVIEDETTTRNLFMNYLKSQGFSTVGAENGIEGIQRTRECLPDLVLCDILMPGIDGYDVLSTLRQDPLTAIVPVIFLTVTLSKAELRKGMNLGADDYLTKPCTLEELSAAITAQLNKQTVLKQWYLNQRSPVTSESTDTTNFYPHSSRLSKVFQYIEENYHKQINLSDVAQAAGYSHAYLTHLVKRQTQRSVRDWIVERRMTEARFLLLNTDKTVNQIANKVGYPDAGYFIRLFRQIHQLPPKEWRNTSRIQPVIPYIPALSSLN from the coding sequence ATGAATACTATTTTAGTGATTGAAGATGAGACAACAACCCGTAACCTGTTTATGAATTACCTGAAATCTCAAGGTTTTTCCACAGTTGGGGCTGAAAATGGGATTGAGGGTATCCAAAGAACACGGGAATGCTTACCAGATTTAGTACTTTGCGATATTCTTATGCCAGGAATTGATGGTTATGATGTTCTCAGTACACTACGGCAAGATCCACTAACAGCAATTGTTCCTGTTATTTTTCTGACTGTTACACTTAGCAAAGCTGAACTCCGTAAAGGCATGAACTTAGGAGCAGATGATTATCTTACTAAGCCTTGTACTCTAGAAGAATTATCAGCAGCAATAACGGCTCAATTAAACAAACAAACAGTACTGAAACAGTGGTATTTAAATCAGCGATCGCCGGTTACGTCAGAATCTACAGATACGACAAATTTTTATCCTCATAGTTCTCGTCTTAGTAAAGTATTCCAATACATTGAGGAGAATTATCATAAGCAAATCAATCTTTCTGATGTAGCTCAAGCAGCAGGCTACTCTCATGCTTACTTAACTCATTTAGTCAAACGTCAAACCCAGCGTTCAGTACGTGATTGGATTGTTGAGCGCCGGATGACAGAAGCACGTTTTTTACTTCTAAATACTGACAAAACCGTGAATCAAATTGCTAATAAAGTGGGATATCCCGATGCTGGTTATTTCATTCGCTTATTCCGTCAAATTCATCAACTTCCTCCAAAAGAATGGCGAAATACATCTCGTATACAACCAGTTATTCCATATATTCCCGCCTTATCTTCCTTGAACTAA